A genomic segment from Nicotiana sylvestris chromosome 1, ASM39365v2, whole genome shotgun sequence encodes:
- the LOC104213877 gene encoding uncharacterized protein isoform X2 translates to MLQGPWKEAKAPVLTLTVDDSNVNGEAIAIALAYLYGHHPKLNDNNAFRVLAAASFLDLQDLCAICTDFIISELWTSNFLTYQVFAERQDYGIHGERVRNACWGYLCQSGAVELKEVLPKLSAPTLNALLTSDELWVPTEKKRFELALYTLLAKNAFCKAEHHEEENPSSGVGTSTVSDIPRIAPKNLTDYRRVESELGHLSLIDGVDGCNTSQNILVELADCGVDSLTEVTNSKQKMQESACLQSDSESRYPCSSGHPSSNNSFLFTDDVRSSCSYIEMPINAGASGLGGNGMAVEGPSEEDSCYQLNNNSWLCGDQRNFSSMGSSCNLMIPNEWERCNFTPLSWGGRTVGRREVKTCLKAHSGVSREDYDAFANVFEGGSLLYCNMSFDALLSVRKQLEEMGFPCKAVNDGLWLQILLSQRVQEIGADTCKNCCLVSMECACRQPFGHSRGTTGYYMPEHDQSNQSNNIGNMYVTDSPHREGSGMFRPVRVHVRGPIDGLAGIGRGTTFVPAVAWPPTRFVFSRVPLGMGNRNCQQSPANDDSENRAEQSGDLAGDGLTALVGLSQEGSSSANIHVERVERGYETEPQNRLVGSPTVGPSSSSISPQMLDSSGHAMGIEWENGNTSISLDMKTPLSHFPPFRFGVEFHDVLRLIDGQVKHSPEFFYAGSLWKVSVQAFSDEDPQGRRTLGLFLHRRKAEIADPVRKVQMYVDSREKVTSRYQLICPSKREVMVLGSFKQTGTLLPKAPKGWGWRSALLFDEVADLLQNGALRIAAVVQLI, encoded by the exons GATTTATGTGCAATATGCACAGACTTTATCATATCCGAGTTGTGGACGTCAAATTTCTTAACATACCAG GTGTTCGCAGAACGCCAAGATTATGGCATACATGGTGAACGAGTGAGAAATGCTTGTTGGGGATACCTTTGTCAAAGTGGTGCCGTGGAGTTGAAAGAG GTCCTTCCGAAGCTCTCTGCTCCAACGCTAAATGCACTACTGACCTCAGACGAGTTATGGGTCCCTACCGAAAAGAAACG GTTTGAACTAGCTTTATATACACTTCTTGCAAAAAATGCTTTTTGCAAGGCAGAACATCATGAAGAAGAAAATCCTAGTTCTGGAGTTGGAACAAGTACAGTTTCTGATATTCCCAGAATAGCGCCAAAGAATTTAACTGATTACAGAAGGGTGGAATCTGAACTAGGACACCTAAGCTTAATAGATGGAGTTGATGGTTGTAATACATCTCAAAATATCTTGGTTGAGCTTGCAGATTGTGGTGTTGATTCGCTCACTGAGGTAACTAACTCTAAACAAAAGATGCAAGAATCAGCATGTCTTCAGTCAGACTCGGAGTCAAGATACCCATGCAGCAGTGGACATCCTTCATCAAATAACTCGTTCTTATTCACTGATGACGTCAGGTCTTCATGTTCTTATATTGAAATGCCCATTAATGCTGGAGCTAGTGGATTAGGGGGCAATGGTATGGCTGTGGAAGGGCCATCTGAAGAAGATTCATGCTATCAATTGAATAACAACAGTTGGCTTTGTGGGGATCAGAGGAACTTCTCTTCAATGGGCTCATCCTGTAATTTGATGATACCAAATGAATGGGAAAGATGCAATTTCACTCCTCTATCTTGGGGTGGTAGAACTGTGGGCCGGAGAGAAGTCAAAACTTGTCTAAAGGCACATTCCGGAGTAAGTAGAGAAGATTACGATGCCTTTGCGAACGTTTTCGAGGGTGGCTCACTTTTATATTGTAACATGTCATTTGATGCACTTCTTAGTGTGAGAAAACAACTTGAAGAAATGGGGTTTCCTTGCAAAGCTGTGAACGACGGGTTATGGCTGCAG ATTCTCTTAAGTCAACGGGTGCAAGAAATTGGTGCTGACACTTGCAAAAATTGCTGTCTTGTGAGTATGGAATGTGCTTGTCGGCAGCCATTTGGACATTCACGTGGAACTACTGGATATTACATGCCAGAGCATGATCAGAGTAATCAATCCAACAATATAGGAAATATGTATGTCACTGACTCGCCTCACAGGGAAGGAAGTGGCATGTTTAGGCCTGTTCGTGTTCATGTTCGGGGCCCCATTGATGGGCTAGCCGGTATTGGGCGTGGAACTACATTTGTACCTGCAGTCGCTTGGCCTCCAACTCGTTTTGTTTTCTCTCGTGTACCACTTGGTATGGGCAACCGGAACTGTCAGCAGTCTCCTGCCAATGATGACTCAGAAAATAGAGCAGAACAGAGCGGGGATCTTGCTGGAGATGGATTAACTGCTTTGGTTGGGCTTAGCCAAGAAGGAAGCAGTAGTGCTAATATTCATGTTGAACGGGTAGAAAGGGGATATGAGACAGAACCGCAGAACAGACTAGTAGGATCACCAACTGTTGGCCCAAGTTCAAGCAGTATTTCCCCCCAGATGCTAGACTCGTCTGGACATGCAATGGGAATAGAGTGGGAGAATGGAAATACTTCTATATCATTGGATATGAAAACACCTTTAAGTCACTTTCCTCCCTTTCGGTTTGG GGTTGAGTTTCACGATGTTCTTAGGCTTATTGATGGCCAAGTCAAACACTCTCCTGAATTCTTTTATGCTGGTTCCTTATGGAAG GTTAGTGTACAGGCTTTCAGTGATGAAGACCCTCAGGGACGCCGAACACTTG GGCTATTTCTTCATCGAAGGAAGGCAGAAATAGCTGATCCAGTTAGAAAG GTGCAAATGTATGTCGATTCCCGTGAAAAGGTTACTTCTAGATATCAG TTGATATGTCCATCAAAGAGAGAAGTGATGGTGTTAGGAAGCTTCAAACAAACTGGAACACTTCTCCCAAAAGCTCCCAAAGGATGGGGCTGGCGCTCGGCCCTGTTATTTGATGAAGTAGCCGACCTTCTCCAAAATGGAGCATTGCGCATAGCAGCTGTTGTACAACTCATTTGA